One Oncorhynchus kisutch isolate 150728-3 linkage group LG30, Okis_V2, whole genome shotgun sequence genomic window, CCAATCATTTAAGGGGGTTATAAAACACCTGACTAATGTGTTCATGTATGTTTTTAAACatgctttgtgttttgttttacGCTTGCGATGAAGATTGGTATGGATGATTGGTATTGCAAGGTAACATTATTAAACAATAGATAACTcttaattaaaatatatatatatatatatatttaaaaaaaaaaggtatttcaTTTCATCCCTTTAAGTGTAATCAACCATCTATAACGTCGTCCTCGCTGCTGTTTGGTTCCTAATGTATCTGTTGGATACATATGTCATCTGGAGTATATTACATCATAGTAATAATGTCCTGGTTTTATCACTACAATCATTGACATTTCTGATAACATTTTATTAACCTTGTAATTAAGTTATAATAACATTGCTATATAGTTGTAATAATAACATATTTTTACCATTTTTACAACATTGTCACAACATTGTCACAAGAGTGTTACAACATTGTAATAATATTATCATAATAACTTTGTAATAACATGATCATAACAACATTGTAATAACATTAACATAACAACTTTGTAATAACCTTTTGGTAACCTTATAACAACCTTACAATAAcattgtaatatatatatatatatatatatatattcaaataaCCTTGTTACAACCTTGTAATAATGTTGGCTCTTCCTGCTCCACAGCACAGGTCGTTGATCTATGGATTGTACGGTGGTTTGGCGGTGCTGGTCAGTATGGGCGGGGGCTTCCTGGCTCTGGTCCTTTCACACTGCTTCATCCTCTACAGCGTGGCTCTGGTCAAGAGGAAGTGGATCGTCTTCGTCGCCGGTCTCGCCAGCCTGGCCACCTTCAAGATGGAACCTTTTAATACTTGGCAGGTGGGTTGGCTAAACTTAGATCTGATTGGTTGATTGGACCACTTCAAATATTTCTACCCTATTCCTGTCCTTGTCTCAACAACGTCAAGCAAGTGTCAGGTTAGTGTTCGCAATCAACTACTGGTACGATGGATTCACAACACCATGTCCTGTGTATTCAGAACTAAACTTTAACGGTCCAGTACTATCCTGGTGCATAGCTAGTGTAGATTCACCTTCTTCCCGGAGCTGAGGGAATAAATGTCAGTCCTGGAAGTGCTATCTTTTTGACTGCGATTAATAAATTTGCACCAAATGTCATTAGTATTTTGAACTAACTTCTAAATTTTTGTAGCTTAACTTTCTGGAATGGATTTTTTAATAGTCATTGGTGTATTAGTTCTTGAATAGAAGTTTGAAGTCTTGACAAAGTATGGCATCCATATTGGGAAGATGTCAGTTGTTTGACAAAAGTTCCTCAGTAATGACAGACATtggggcggcaggatagcctagtggaaaccgaaagtttgcaagttcgaatccccaagctgacaaggtacaaatctgaacaggaagttaaccccactgttcctaggccgtcattgaaaataagaatttgttcttaactgacttgcctcgttaaataaataaattaaacataTGTTCACATCTCCTCCAGCAAGGTTTTGTGACGGGCTACTTCGACCTGCAAGACATCCTGTTCTACGGAGGATCCTGTTTCACCATAATGCGCTCTATGAGCTTTGCTCTGGAGAACTGTGAGAAGAAGGATGGCAACTACACCTTCACTGACCTGCTCAAATACAACTTCTACCTTCCATTCTTCTACTTTGGACCCATCCAGACTTTCGATCAGTTCCATGTTCAGGTGAGTCATTTTTCTACTTTGGACCCATCCAGACATTCGATCAGTTCCATGTTCAGGTGAGTCATTTTTCTACTTTTGGACTCATCCAGACTTTCGATCAGTTCCATGTTCAGGTGAGTCATTCTTCTACTTTGGACTCATCCAGACTTTCGATCAGTTCCATGTTCAGGTGAGTCATTTTTCTACTTTGGACCCATCCAGACTTTCGATCAGTTCCATGTTCAGGTGAGTCATTTTTCTACTTTGGACTCATCCAGACATTCGATCAGTTCCATGTTCAGGTGAGTCATTCTTCTACTTTGGACTCATCCAGACATTCGATCAGTTCCATGTTCAGGTGAGTCATTTTTCTACTTTTGGACTCATCCAGACGTTCCATCAGTACCTTGTTCAGATGAGTTAAATCCTTGAGCAGGTGAAGCTGGCAGTCATAATTAAATTGACATTGTAATATTTCACTAGAGTATTTAGTTCATCAATTTGATGTCACTTTAGTTTGTTTTCTATATATTTGTTGCTTTATAGAACTAATGTATTGgtcagttatttatttttttaccatacCATGATCTTTAAACTTtgaattcccccccccctccctcccaggcCAACAACCCTAACCTGACCCGTAAGCAGAGAGAGATGTGGAACATTACCACCGGGGCTTTGTTGCACCTGGGAGCCATTTTTGTGGTGGACGTGTTCTTCCACTACCTGTACATCCTGACCATCCCCAACGACATGAAGCTGGTCAAGCAGCTGTCCGACTGGTCCTTGGGTCAGTTCAGCTAACTTTAAGGTTCAACATTTATCAGTGTGGGCCaaggagtttttcctgatcagGAACACATAATCATGAAAAAaggttacagtgccttgcgaaagtattcggcccccttgaactttgcaacctttcgccacatttcaggcttcaaacatgaagatataaaactgtatttttttgtgaagaatcaacaacaagtgggacacaatcatgaagtggaacgacatttattggatatttcaaacttttttaacaaatcaaaaactgccaaattgggcgtgcaaaattattcagcccctttactttcagtgcagcaaactctctccagaagttcagtgaggatttctgaatgatccaatgttgacctaaatgactaatgatgataaatacaatccacctgtgtgtaatcaagtctccgtataaatgcacctgcactgtgatagtctcagaggtccgttaaaagcgcagagagcatcatgaagaacaaggaacacaccaggcaggtccgagatactgttgtgaagaagtttaaagccggatttggatacaaaaagatttcccaagctttaaacatcccaaggagcactgtgcaagcgataatattgaaatggaaggagtatcagaccactgcaaatctaccaagacctggccgtccctctaaactttcagctcatacaaggagaagactgatcagagatgcagccaagaggcccatgatggatgaactgcagagatccacagctgaggtgggagactctgtccataggacaacaatcagtcgtatattgcacaaatctggcctttatggaagagtggcaagaagaaagccatttcttaaagatatccataaaaagtgtcgtttaaagtttgccacaagccacctgggagacacaccaaacatgtggaagaaggtgctctggtcagatgaaaccaaaattgaactttttggcaacaatgcaaaacgttatgtttggcgtaaaagcaacacagcccatcagatggttaaaattgatgggaagatggatggagccaaatacaggaccattctggaagaaaacctgatggagtctgcaaagacctgagactgggacggagatttgtcttccaacaagacaatgatccaaaacataaagcaaaatctacaatggaatggttcaaaaataaacatatccaggtgttagaatggccaagtcaaagtccagacctgaatccaatcgagaatctgtggaaagaactgaaaactgctgttcacaaatgctctccatccaatctcactgagctcgagctgttttgcaaggaggaatgggaaaaaatttcagtctctcgatgtgcaaaactgatagagacataccccaagcgacttacagctgtaatcgcagcaaaaggtggcgctacaaagtattaacttaagggggctgaataattttgcacgcccaatttttcagtttttgaaatatccaataaatgtcgttccacttcatgattgtgtcccacttgttgttgattcttcacaaaaaaatacagttttatatctttatgtttgaagcctgaaatgtggcaaaaggtcgcaaagttcaagggggccgaatactttcgcaaggcactgtatagcccTTCTTATCAAGCATTGAAATACACcaaggccgggattcaatcccaTCACACTTTGTCGACAATGCACCTTTTAAAGACAATGTTTCCCGTGTTCGCAGAGAccgcattcacggtaaacactgcatatgtttTGTTCACGGTCAACACTGCATACGTTTTCTCAATCGGAAATGACTTTTTAATGGTACATTGTCGAtgggattgaatcccggcctaatGCTTGGCGTACACTACATGACTTCTAAATAATAACACATTTCCCGATTTTCTTGTCACAAATCTTTCATTCAAACCATCCTCAACCCCAGGATGTGGGTGCTCACATTACACCATGATACCCTAGTTAATCATGACCTGCATTCGGGTTCTCGTAAAAATGCCATAAAGCAAACATAACGGAAACATAACCAAACATAACAGAAACATAACCAAACATAACAGAAACATAATCAAACATAACAGAAACATAACCAAACATAACAGAAACATAACCAAACATAACCAAACATAACAGAAACATAACCAAACATAACAGAAACATAaccaaacataacataaacaTAACCAAACATAACGGAAACATAACCAAACATAACAGAAACATAACTAAACATAACCAAACATAACCAAACATAACAGAAACATAACCAAACATAACAGAAACATAACCAAACATAACAGAAACATAACCAAACATAACCAAACATAACCAAACATAACAGAAACATAACCAAACATAACAGAAACATAACCAAACATAACCAAACATAACCAAACATAACCAAACATAACAGAAACATAACCAAACATAACCAAACATAACCAAACATAACCAAACATAACCAAACATAACAGAAACATAACCAAACATAACCAAACATAACAGAAACATAACCAAACATAACCAAACATAACAGAAACATAACCAAACATAACCAAACATAACCAAACATAACCAAACATAACAGAAACATAACCAAACATAACGCAAACAGCGTCATTAATTACATCAAGAAACAAACGGAATCGCAGAATATGGACTAGCCAATGGAAGAGGTGCAGAATATGGACCAGCCAATGGAAGAGTTGCAGAATATGGACTAGTCAATGGAAGAGGTGCAGAATATGGACCAGCCAATGGAAGAGGCGCAGAATATGGACTAGCCAATGGAAGAGGTGCAGAATATGGACTAGCCAATGGAAGAGGTGCAGAATATGGACCAGCCAATGGAAGAGGCGCAGAATATGGACCAGCCAATGGAAGAGGCGCAGAATATGGACCTGCCAATGGAAGAGGTGCAGAATATGGACCAGCCAATGGAAGAGGTGCAGAATATGGACCAGCCAATGGAAGAGGTGCAGAATATGGACTAGCCAATGGAAGAGGTGCAGAATATGGACCAGCCAATGGAAGAGGTGCAGAATATGGACCAGCCAATGGTTGGACTTGGACAATATGGACTTTCGATTCTACAGAGGGAATGGGAGGTCATATAAAACGTTTAACATTGAAAAGGTAGCTGTTCTCTCCACAGCTCCCCCAATCTGTCTTACATCACCTCGGTCCACACGGTGCATGTTGTTGTTGCTCTCCTCTTCACCATCTTTGTTTTGGTCTCACATGCTAAGGGCTCATTGGCTATTGGCAGTAGTCCGTTGCCCAATTGCGTCGTAGCACTGCTCATACTACAAGATGTACGACAAAAATGTCTGACATGTCAGAAATGTATAAGGTCATCCGACAGGGGTCTGGAGAACGGAACAGTCATCATCGCTGCGTCCTTGACCTGTTCAAACTACGCCAGTCCCGAGGTATACTGACCCTAGCCCAAGTTCATAGGATTTCACCCCGATCATTCAAATTAATCTGAGATGGAAAAAAACATGGCGTATTCGTAGCGAAGTAGTGTAGTGTACGCCCTGCATAAATCCACTGGATTAAATCCTGTTTATGTCCTCACCTGACCAGGAAAACAAAAAATACAACCTCATCTTATAGGCCAATATCACTACCTAACAGAGATATCAAGTTTAGCATGATTTCTCTACAGAGCTGTCGGTGGTTGTGGTAATACAAATATGATATTACGCTACGGTATTATCTTCTCTCTATATAGTGTATACATATTATCAATGACACGTTAAAATTTGTAACAAAACTGTAAGATAATCGCATGTCGTTTCAAATGATGCATGATCTGACAGGAATGTTGTTTTGTCTCGTCTGTAGCTGGCCTGGCCTACTCtaacctggtgtatgtctggtctctctgtctcgtctgtAGCTGGCCTGGCCTACTCTAACCTGGTGTATGACTGGGTGAAGGCAGCGGTGATGTTTGGAGTGATCAACACTGTGGCCAGACTGGATCATCTGGATCCTCCTCAGCCTCCTAAGTGTATCACCATGCTCTACGTGTTCGCAGAGACGTAAGTGTCCAACCACCACAGGGATTCACATGTACTGAATCCCTGTGGATAAGAGCATTGGTCCAGTAATCGAATGGTCGCTGCTTCGAATACGAGAGACGAATAGGTGAAAAATCTCTCGAATGTGCCCTTGTGCAAAGCACTTAAAActgaattgctcctgtaaatcgctcaGGGATAAGAGTGTCTGTACATGGCGTAAATGCATGTCTCAGAACCCTTCACATGTGAACACTTGTCTAGTGAATGTCGGAAGCTGTGTTCTGTGCCATGTCATTATACACCTACTACTGGATGTGGACATCACAATGAGTATTGAGTTTCAGGTCAATGAATATAGAGTCCATGCTCTCTAACTAATATCCTCTCTTCAATTTGTAGGCACTTTGACAGAGGCATCAATGACTGGCTGTGCAAGTGAGTGTCCCATAGTCGATATAGATAGCAAAACATTTTCAAAACACTCTCAATGCCCAGAATTCATTTTAAAGCTTATTTACTCCCCAATATCAGTGGTCCCTAAACGGTTTCACTCTGGCCCCACTTCCAACATTGGGGAACATCCTTTGATGACCAGAGACAAAAACCATGAACCCTTCAGTACTAACAAACGGTGTCTCCATCTCGATCTCCTCTGACAGGTATGTTTACGATTACATTGGAGGAAGCCACAAACATATCTTCAAGGAGCTTGTGGCGACCATCTGTACGTTCGTTGTGACCACTTTGTGGCTGGGTCCATGTGAGCTGGTCTACATCTGGTCGTTCTTCAACTGCTTTGGTCTCAACCTGGAGCTCTGGGTGGACAAGATCTTCTCCTTACCTCCCTTCTCCAACATCGAGGTAAGTTAACACCAGCGGCAAACCATCCTTGcctcccactgctggcttgcctctgaagcaaAGCAGTGTTGATCCTGTTTGATCCTTggtgggagaccagatgctgctggaagtggtgttggagggccagtaggaggcactctttcatctggtcaacaacaaaacatatccaaatgccccagggcagtaactggggacattgccctgtgtagggtgctgtcttttggatgggatgtcttgactctctgtggtcactaaagattccatggcacttatcgtaagagtaggggtgttaacccggGGTCcaggctaaattcccaatctggccctcataccatcatggccacctaatcatccccagtttccaattggctcattcatcccccctctatTATCCCACctctattccccaggtcattgctgtaaatgagaatgtgttctcagttaaCTTACCTGGTAAAGTAAGGGTTAAAATAAATACAAGGCAAATTGTTATTGAAAATGAATGGATGCTATGTGGGAAAGAGCCGTTCTATGGTAGACCAACCCTCATCCTGGGGggggctactgtactgtctggggGGGGAGGCTGCTGtaccctctgggggggggggctactgtactgtctggggGAGGCTACTGTACcctctggggggagggggggctacTGTACCCTCTGAGGGGGGGGGCTACTGtaccctctggggggggggggctactgtaCCCTCTGGGGGGGGGCTACTGTACCCTCTGGGGGGggggctactgtactgtctggggGGGGGCTACTGTACCGTCTGCAGGAGAGGCTGCTGtaccctctgggggggggggctactgtactgtctggggGAGGCTACTGTACcctctggggggagggggggctacTGTACCCTCTGAGGGGGGGGGGCTACTGTACCCTCTGGGGGGGGCTACTGtaccctctgggggggggggggtctactgtactgtctgggGGGGGCTACTGTACCGTCTGCAGGAGAGGCTACTGTACCCtctggtgggggggaggggggggctacTGTACCGTCTGCAGGAGAGGCTACTGTACCCTCTGGGGGGGGCTACTGTACCCTCTGGGAGGGGGAGGGCTACTCTACTGTCTGGGGGGGCTACTGTACCGTCTGCAGGAGAGGCTACTGTACCCTCTGGGGGGGCTACTGTACCGTCTGCAGGAGAGGCTACTGTACCCTCTGGGGGGGCTACTGTACCGTCTGCAGGAGAGGCTACTGTACcctctgggaggggggagggCTACTCTactgtctggggggggggctactgtaccctctggggggaggggggctaCTGTACCCTCTGAGGGGGGGGGCTACTGTACcctctggggggagggggggctacTGTACCCTCTGAGGGGGGGGGCTACTGTACCCtctgggggggggtactgtaccCTCTGGGGGGGGCTACTGTACCCTCTGGGGGGggggctactgtactgtctggggGGGGCTACTGTACCATCTGCAGGAGAGGCTACTGTACCCtctggtgggggggaggggggggctacTGTACCGTCTGCAGGAGAGGCTACTGTACCCTCTGGGGGGGGCTACTGTACCCTCTGGGAGGGGGAGGGCTACTCTACTGTCTGGGGGGGGCTACTGTACCGTCTGCAGGAGAGGCTACTGTACCCTCTGGGGGGGCTACTGTACCCTCTGGGAGGGGGAGGGCTACTCTACTGTCTGGGGGGGGCTACTGTACCGTCTGCAGGAGAGGCTACTGTACCCTCTGGGGGGGCTACTGTACCGTCTGCAGGAGAGGCTACTGTACCCTCTGGGGGGGCTACTGTACCGTCTGCAGGAGAGGCTACTGTACCCTCTGGGGGGGGCTACTGTACcctctgggaggggggagggCTACTCTactgtctggggggggggctACTGTACCGTCTGCAGGAGAGGCTACTGTACCCTCTGGGGGGGCTACTGTACCGTCTGCAGGAGAGGCTACTGTACCCTCTGGGGGGGCTACTGTACCGTCTGGGGGGGGGCTACTGTACCCTCTGGGGGGGGCTACTGTACCGTCTGCAGGAGAGGCTACTGTACCCTCTGGGGGGGCAACTGTACCGTCTGCAGGAGAGGCTACTGTACCCTCTGGGGGGCTACTGTACCCCAGCTGTGTACTGATATGAATCAGCTGCTCATTGGAATCAtgattagctgaatcaggtgtgctgCCAATGTTACCATAATGGCTCCCAAAATGTAAATATTGCTTTGAAATCCAATCCTTTCAGATTCATATCTGCAGGAGTGGCTGTAGAAAATAAGGTCTGGTTGATTGATGATTGAGTCCCTATTTCCCCTCTGTCCACAGTATGCCATAGGTGAGGCCATGTCTCGTAGAATCAGAGCCGTCTTCGGGGCCCTCAACTTCTGGACTATCATCCTCTACAACGTCCTGGCTCTCAACAGTCTGGAGTTTGCCAAGCTGGTGGGAAAAAGACTGATCGTCCAAGGTAAGAAGGACCTTTACTGTAGTGGACAACACAAAGAACAATGCTCAAAGTCATGGGGAAAAAGTATATTCCATAATTTCATTACAGGCCAAAAGTAAATATTGTATGTAGTTACATAGAAAAAATGCCACAGAGATTAACAGCTTGTTGGTCTGAGGTGTTCTTGACCAGTCTGATAAAGATGTCCTCCTTCCTTGGAAACTGTTCTTGACCAGTCTGATAAAGATGTCCTCCTTCCTTGGTTTACATTGAAAACGGCAGTTGTTCAAAAGTATATTTTCTCCATCTTATATTTCACATCTTTCTCTAGTCTATTTCTCACTTCTTGTCTCTGTCTTCCAGGTTTCCCTCTGTCCACCCTGTCTGTACTGTTTGTGACCTACTGTGGTGTTCAGctggtgaaggagagggagagaaaacaagCCTTTTTGGATGACCCCGAGCCAGCGGCCGTGCCCCAAGACATGCCTGAGGAGGTCGGAAAAATGAAAGCTGAGTAAACGCATAAACAAGGAGAAAACTTAATTTTGTTTTTTGAGGACCTGGTTTTCACAACagtcaacaaccccccccccccccctgccccttTCTTATTTTTACACCCTTGAGCTTCCATACTGTACTGAATCGTACCAGACTGTCACAAGTCACAGGTAATCATCGTCGTGgcaactctactactactactactactactactaccaagtTATCACCATGACAACTACTACTCTACCACTCTGTTGGTTTTGAAAAAACAAAGCATTACTTTATTGTTTTTAACTGTGAAAAGTCCTGAAGTGCACTTGCTGTAGATAATCGTCATTTGACACGTACCCTCGTCCTTTTTGGTACATACACCGAAGGTACATTTTTGTATATTCATATGAAACAAAAGATGGATATCAGGAAATTGAAGAGAGACAAGGCAAATATTTTATGCAGACACAGCTAATATATTGACATCATATGTTCTTAtttagagcgacttacagtagtgattgTATCCAtttttttgtactggtccccagtgggaatcaaacccacatccTTGGCATTGCACATTGTTGTCAAACACCTCTGAGCCAAATGTCTCTACATTTTGTTCAAGTGTCTTTTATGTCTGTTTTTAATGTACCAAAACTATTGCAGTAATACAAAACTGAAACCTCATAACTCTGTCTTGTTTGTGTTAATATTACATAGGCTTTTTTTTGCAGAACGTTTATTTCTACTTGAGACCTAAATGACATTAACATTTTTCATCTTACATCTTGAGAATTTCTTTAAGTAAGAGATCCAGTGGGAGTCCCTGCTGAGTAACTATATAGGTACACATGTTACAGAAGAGGCCTACTTTTATCTCTTCAGGATATTGTTAGGCTGTTGTATTGGTTGAGCCCCCGTCTAACAAGAAGCAAAGGGTTACAGTATTATTGAACAGAGAATGTGGTTCAAAATGGATGAATAATGTATAGAACGGATTACATTCGATCCATCCGAACGGATTACATTCTTAGAAATAAATATTTGTTTATATTGTTTTCATATGGAATGAACCCAAAACCAAACATAGCAC contains:
- the hhatla gene encoding hedgehog acyltransferase like, a isoform X1; the protein is MRLKAALPKLELYLYAAVLYLSLLWAGTWIWDASADNVNRKVFKKSVKPGWHYFGRKMDVADFEWVMWFTTFRNHILFALAGHVIFAKVCSLISPRIGMDDWYCKHRSLIYGLYGGLAVLVSMGGGFLALVLSHCFILYSVALVKRKWIVFVAGLASLATFKMEPFNTWQQGFVTGYFDLQDILFYGGSCFTIMRSMSFALENCEKKDGNYTFTDLLKYNFYLPFFYFGPIQTFDQFHVQANNPNLTRKQREMWNITTGALLHLGAIFVVDVFFHYLYILTIPNDMKLVKQLSDWSLAGLAYSNLVYDWVKAAVMFGVINTVARLDHLDPPQPPKCITMLYVFAETHFDRGINDWLCKYVYDYIGGSHKHIFKELVATICTFVVTTLWLGPCELVYIWSFFNCFGLNLELWVDKIFSLPPFSNIEYAIGEAMSRRIRAVFGALNFWTIILYNVLALNSLEFAKLVGKRLIVQGFPLSTLSVLFVTYCGVQLVKERERKQAFLDDPEPAAVPQDMPEEVGKMKAE
- the hhatla gene encoding hedgehog acyltransferase like, a isoform X2, producing MRLKAALPKLELYLYAAVLYLSLLWAGTWIWDASADNVNRKVFKKSVKPGWHYFGRKMDVADFEWVMWFTTFRNHILFALAGHVIFAKVCSLISPRHRSLIYGLYGGLAVLVSMGGGFLALVLSHCFILYSVALVKRKWIVFVAGLASLATFKMEPFNTWQQGFVTGYFDLQDILFYGGSCFTIMRSMSFALENCEKKDGNYTFTDLLKYNFYLPFFYFGPIQTFDQFHVQANNPNLTRKQREMWNITTGALLHLGAIFVVDVFFHYLYILTIPNDMKLVKQLSDWSLAGLAYSNLVYDWVKAAVMFGVINTVARLDHLDPPQPPKCITMLYVFAETHFDRGINDWLCKYVYDYIGGSHKHIFKELVATICTFVVTTLWLGPCELVYIWSFFNCFGLNLELWVDKIFSLPPFSNIEYAIGEAMSRRIRAVFGALNFWTIILYNVLALNSLEFAKLVGKRLIVQGFPLSTLSVLFVTYCGVQLVKERERKQAFLDDPEPAAVPQDMPEEVGKMKAE